GCGATCTTCAAGCTCAACAAGGCCAAGGTCGAGGCCGCCCAGGCGCAGGTCGCGGTGAGCACCGCACAGAAGGGCGTCGACACCGCCCGGGCCAAGCTGACCGCGTACGTGCACGACAGCTACGTCTCAGCCACCGTGGGCTCCTCGACGGCGGGCCTGCTCAGCGCCAAGGACCCCAGCGCCCTGCTGCAGGGCGGGGACTACCGCAACTACGTCTCGTCCCGGCACCTGGACGTCATGAGCGGCCTGGACCGGGCCACCGTGGCCAAGTCCAACGCCGAGGCCAAGGCCAAGTCGCTGGTCACCCTGCAGCAGCAGCTGACCGTCGCCGCCGAAGCCGCCCAGCGGGCCGCCCAGCAGGCCTACGCCAACCAGAAGGCCCAGGCCTCCCAGCTGCGGACCAGCGAAGCCGGCTACCAGCGGCAACTGCTCGCCGCCCAGACCCAGCTCGCGGAGCTCAACGGCCAGCGGGCCAAGTTCGTTGCCTACCAGCAGGAACAGGCCCGGATCGCCGCCGAGCGAGCCCGGCAGGCGGCGCTGGCCCGGGCCCGGGCTGCCGCGGCGGCCGCTGCCGCGCAGGCCCGCCAGGAGCAGGAACGCCAGCAGCAGGCCCGCCAGGAGCAGGAACGCCAGCAGCGCGCCGAGCGGGAACGCCGAGAGCGGCAGGAGCGGGAGCAGCAGAACAACGGCGGGAACTCTGGCGGCAACAACAACAACGGCGGGAACAACAACAACGGCGGGAACAACAACAACGGCGGCAGCTCCCCGCCACCACCGCCCCCGCCGCCACCGCCGCCACCACCGGCCGCCTCGACGGGCAGCTGGACGGCCAGCAAGGGCCAGGCCGCGGCCAACCGCGCGCTCAGCCAGCTGGGCGTCCCCTACTCCTGGGCCGGCGGCGGCTACAACGGTCCGACCTATGGCGTCAACTCGCCGGGCACCGCCGGAGCCAACGACAGCAAGGTGCTCGGCTTCGACTGCTCCGGCCTGATGATGTACGCCTGGTCGCCCCAGGGTCTGTACATGGACCACTTCGCGGCCTCGCAGTACTACGCCGGCTCGGTTCACCCGCAGCCCGGTCAGTTCCTGCCCGGCGACCTGCTGTTCTGGTCCGAGGGCGGCATCGGCGACATCCACCACGTCGCGCTCTACATCGGCGGCGGCAATGTCGTGCACGCTCCGCGCTCCGGCGACGTGGTGCGGGTGGCG
The Jatrophihabitans sp. DNA segment above includes these coding regions:
- a CDS encoding NlpC/P60 family protein, translated to MFSKAQLRAVLCVAAVTGSLLCAPGAVQAAPRPPNPSDAQLAAARSAKASLAHTVGVLSGQIVQAQAALRSLDAKLALAEQKFAFAIFKLNKAKVEAAQAQVAVSTAQKGVDTARAKLTAYVHDSYVSATVGSSTAGLLSAKDPSALLQGGDYRNYVSSRHLDVMSGLDRATVAKSNAEAKAKSLVTLQQQLTVAAEAAQRAAQQAYANQKAQASQLRTSEAGYQRQLLAAQTQLAELNGQRAKFVAYQQEQARIAAERARQAALARARAAAAAAAAQARQEQERQQQARQEQERQQRAERERRERQEREQQNNGGNSGGNNNNGGNNNNGGNNNNGGSSPPPPPPPPPPPPPAASTGSWTASKGQAAANRALSQLGVPYSWAGGGYNGPTYGVNSPGTAGANDSKVLGFDCSGLMMYAWSPQGLYMDHFAASQYYAGSVHPQPGQFLPGDLLFWSEGGIGDIHHVALYIGGGNVVHAPRSGDVVRVAPWDQMGATYLGATRPLT